A portion of the Rhodopseudomonas sp. BAL398 genome contains these proteins:
- a CDS encoding cytochrome c biogenesis CcdA family protein — translation MISNISLAGALGAGVLSFLSPCVLPLVPPYLCFLAGVSLDELTAARDRPAGAVSGRVVASSLAFVLGFSTVFVALGASASALGKTITAHFDTLGIIAGVVILILGLHFLGVFRIGLLFREARFQTARRGAGYLGAYVVGLAFAFGWTPCVGPVLATILLVAGVEGSAAHGAMLLGAYSLGIGLPFLLASLFSGQFIKLMARMRAHMGLVEKLMGGALVLTGVLFLTGAMPKIAGWLLETFPIFSTIG, via the coding sequence GTGATCTCGAATATCTCGCTGGCTGGGGCGCTGGGCGCCGGGGTGCTGTCGTTCCTGTCGCCCTGCGTGCTGCCGCTGGTGCCGCCTTATCTGTGCTTTCTCGCCGGCGTCAGCCTCGACGAGCTGACGGCGGCGCGCGATCGGCCGGCCGGCGCGGTCAGCGGCCGCGTCGTCGCCTCGTCTCTTGCCTTCGTGCTGGGCTTTTCCACCGTATTCGTGGCGCTCGGCGCCTCGGCCTCGGCGCTCGGCAAGACCATCACGGCGCATTTCGACACGTTGGGGATCATCGCCGGAGTGGTGATCCTGATCCTTGGTTTGCATTTCCTCGGCGTGTTCCGGATCGGGCTGCTGTTTCGCGAAGCCCGATTCCAGACCGCGCGCCGCGGCGCCGGCTATCTCGGCGCCTATGTGGTGGGGCTGGCCTTCGCATTCGGCTGGACGCCCTGCGTCGGGCCGGTGCTGGCGACGATCCTGCTGGTCGCCGGGGTCGAGGGCTCGGCGGCCCATGGGGCGATGCTGCTCGGCGCCTATTCGCTGGGGATCGGATTGCCGTTCCTGCTGGCCTCGCTGTTTTCCGGCCAGTTCATCAAATTGATGGCGCGGATGCGCGCCCATATGGGTCTGGTCGAGAAGCTGATGGGCGGCGCCTTGGTGCTGACCGGCGTGCTGTTTTTGACCGGCGCGATGCCGAAGATCGCCGGCTGGTTGCTCGAGACCTTCCCGATCTTCAGTACGAT
- a CDS encoding ArsR/SmtB family transcription factor — MTSILDPDIETEFRDGAEYSPELDLLMRKARKASNFLKALSHENRLLLLCLLAERERSVTELENILSMRQSAVSQQLARLRYDGMVDTRRDGKTIYYSLANEDVRRVISVVYDIFCATARNGDANK, encoded by the coding sequence ATGACATCGATCCTCGATCCCGACATTGAGACCGAATTCCGCGACGGCGCGGAATATTCGCCCGAGCTCGACCTGTTGATGCGCAAGGCCCGCAAGGCCAGCAATTTCCTCAAGGCGCTGTCGCACGAGAACCGGCTGCTGTTGCTGTGCCTGCTGGCGGAGCGCGAGCGCTCGGTCACCGAGCTGGAAAACATTCTGTCGATGCGGCAGTCCGCGGTGTCGCAGCAATTGGCGCGGCTACGTTACGACGGCATGGTCGACACCAGGCGCGACGGCAAGACGATCTATTACAGTCTGGCCAATGAGGACGTGCGCCGGGTGATCTCGGTGGTCTACGATATTTTCTGCGCCACCGCGCGCAACGGCGACGCAAACAAGTAG
- a CDS encoding thioredoxin family protein has protein sequence MYHIMARTLLKSSLFGLFVLIAAVLAPAVSQSAELLMYERAGCVWCARWDRDVGPIYGKTDEAKMLPLRRINIDQPAGAGVELTAPVHFTPTFVVSDHGREVGRITGYINDDAFWGLLGVLLKKIEPRPVPSPS, from the coding sequence ATGTATCACATCATGGCCAGAACACTCCTGAAATCGTCACTCTTCGGCCTGTTCGTGTTGATCGCCGCGGTGCTTGCCCCGGCGGTATCGCAGTCGGCCGAGCTATTGATGTATGAGCGCGCCGGCTGCGTCTGGTGCGCGCGGTGGGACCGCGACGTCGGCCCGATCTATGGCAAGACCGACGAAGCCAAAATGCTGCCGCTGCGGCGCATCAATATCGACCAGCCGGCCGGCGCCGGCGTCGAGCTCACCGCGCCGGTGCACTTCACCCCGACCTTCGTGGTCTCGGACCATGGCCGCGAGGTCGGCCGCATCACCGGCTATATCAATGACGACGCGTTCTGGGGCCTGCTCGGCGTGCTGCTGAAAAAGATCGAACCCCGGCCCGTCCCTAGCCCTAGTTGA